A window of the Streptomyces sp. NBC_01351 genome harbors these coding sequences:
- the thiC gene encoding phosphomethylpyrimidine synthase ThiC: MTIQDDARTPAVSQGTDGQTERQPGWHKGYLAGSRPDIRVPVRQVHLTTGKDVTLYDTSGPYTDPQIETDVRRGLAPLRENWIIGRGDTEEYAGRPVRPEDDGIKHTSPRGGLKNLDAVFPGRPRQPRRGRNGAAVTQLAYARRGEITPEMEYVAIRENVSPEVVREEIAAGRAVLPANVNHPEIEPMIIGKRFLVKVNANIGNSAVTSSIEEEVDKMTWATKWGADTVMDLSTGRNIHTTREWVLRNSPVPIGTVPLYQALEKVDGRAEDLTWEIYKDTVIEQAEQGVDYMTVHAGVLLPYVPLTARRKTGIVSRGGSIMAAWCLAHHKENFLYTNFEELCEILATYDVTYSLGDGLRPGSIADANDAAQFAELKTLGELNTIAKRHNVQTMIEGPGHVPMHKIKENIDLQQEICEEAPFYTLGPLTTDVAPAYDHITSGIGAAMIAWWGTAMLCYVTPKEHLGLPNRDDVKTGVITYKIAAHAADLAKGHPGAQEWDDALSDARFEFRWEDQFNLALDPDTARSFHDETLPAEPAKTAHFCSMCGPKFCSMKISQDIRREHGGDLKADEIQAGMAEKSAEFAASGNRVYLPLAD; encoded by the coding sequence ATGACCATTCAGGACGACGCACGCACGCCTGCCGTCAGCCAGGGCACCGACGGCCAGACCGAGCGCCAGCCCGGCTGGCACAAGGGATACCTGGCGGGCTCCCGCCCCGACATCCGGGTGCCGGTCCGGCAGGTCCACCTCACCACCGGCAAGGACGTGACGCTCTACGACACGTCCGGTCCGTACACCGACCCGCAGATCGAGACCGACGTGCGCCGGGGCCTCGCCCCGCTCCGCGAGAACTGGATCATCGGCCGCGGCGACACCGAGGAGTACGCGGGCCGCCCCGTGCGCCCCGAGGACGACGGCATCAAGCACACCTCGCCGCGCGGCGGGCTCAAGAACCTCGACGCGGTCTTCCCGGGCCGCCCCCGCCAGCCCCGCCGGGGCCGTAACGGCGCCGCCGTCACGCAGCTCGCGTACGCCCGCCGGGGCGAGATCACCCCGGAGATGGAGTACGTCGCGATCCGCGAGAACGTCTCCCCCGAGGTCGTTCGCGAGGAGATCGCCGCAGGTCGCGCGGTGCTTCCGGCCAACGTGAACCACCCCGAGATCGAGCCGATGATCATCGGCAAGCGGTTCCTGGTGAAGGTCAACGCCAACATCGGCAACTCGGCCGTCACCTCCTCCATCGAGGAGGAGGTCGACAAGATGACCTGGGCGACCAAGTGGGGCGCCGACACGGTCATGGACCTCTCCACCGGCCGCAACATCCACACCACCCGCGAGTGGGTCCTGCGCAACTCCCCCGTGCCGATCGGCACCGTGCCGCTCTACCAGGCACTGGAGAAGGTCGACGGCCGCGCCGAGGACCTGACCTGGGAGATCTACAAGGACACGGTCATCGAGCAGGCCGAGCAGGGCGTCGACTACATGACGGTCCACGCCGGCGTGCTGCTCCCGTACGTGCCGCTGACCGCCCGCCGCAAGACCGGCATCGTCTCGCGCGGTGGCTCGATCATGGCCGCGTGGTGCCTGGCGCACCACAAGGAGAACTTCCTCTACACGAACTTCGAGGAGCTCTGCGAGATCCTCGCGACGTACGACGTCACGTACTCGCTCGGCGACGGCCTGCGCCCCGGCTCCATCGCGGACGCCAACGACGCCGCGCAGTTCGCGGAGCTGAAGACGCTGGGCGAGCTCAACACCATCGCCAAGCGCCACAACGTCCAGACCATGATCGAGGGCCCGGGCCACGTCCCGATGCACAAGATCAAGGAGAACATCGACCTCCAGCAGGAGATCTGCGAGGAGGCGCCGTTCTACACGCTCGGCCCGCTGACCACGGACGTCGCGCCCGCGTACGACCACATCACCTCGGGCATCGGCGCCGCGATGATCGCCTGGTGGGGCACCGCGATGCTCTGCTACGTGACGCCCAAGGAGCACCTGGGCCTGCCCAACCGGGACGACGTGAAGACCGGCGTCATCACGTACAAGATCGCGGCGCACGCCGCTGACCTGGCCAAGGGCCACCCGGGCGCCCAGGAATGGGACGACGCCCTGTCGGACGCGCGGTTCGAGTTCCGCTGGGAGGACCAGTTCAACCTGGCCCTCGACCCGGACACGGCCCGCTCGTTCCACGACGAGACCCTTCCCGCCGAGCCGGCCAAGACCGCGCACTTCTGCTCCATGTGCGGTCCGAAGTTCTGCTCGATGAAGATCTCGCAGGACATCCGCCGTGAGCACGGCGGTGACCTGAAGGCCGATGAGATCCAGGCGGGCATGGCGGAGAAGTCCGCCGAGTTCGCGGCTTCCGGCAACCGCGTCTACCTGCCGCTGGCCGACTGA
- a CDS encoding YibE/F family protein translates to MTSSPQPPNEPTEPHGHTGHEHSGPGHGAGHGAGHGHSHGHGPAAPVSKHLRKVIAAVLIPFATAVFVGMAVLWPGGAPAHERTGVGFDRQTQQGTVISLERVDCKSVNAAQVPPTGDTSTPEGREAQAAQTGECKKATVEVGTGSDKGRTFVEVVQPGAPRQLEKGQEVVVAYAPDAPRDLQYSVIDVNRKFPLAVLAGIFAVAVVIVGRMRGLFALIALVISFGVLTLFILPAILQGSNPLLVAVIGASAIMLISLYLCHGLTARTSVAALGTLISLLLIGLLGSLFIDWASLSGNTDDNTGLIHGLYPDIDMSGLLLASVIIGSLGVLDDVTVTQTSAVWELHQADPSMGPRGLYRAAIRIGRDHIASVVNTLVLAYAGAALPLLLLFSIANSSMGSVANSELVAVEIVRTLVGSIGLVASVPVTTALAALVVSADRPGSPVASPASGPVRGGRGRRRKR, encoded by the coding sequence GTGACGTCCTCGCCGCAGCCCCCCAACGAGCCCACAGAGCCCCATGGCCACACCGGCCACGAGCACTCAGGTCCCGGTCACGGAGCCGGTCACGGAGCCGGCCACGGGCACAGCCATGGCCATGGTCCGGCGGCCCCCGTCTCGAAGCACCTGCGCAAGGTCATCGCGGCCGTACTGATCCCCTTCGCCACCGCCGTCTTCGTCGGCATGGCGGTGCTCTGGCCGGGCGGCGCCCCTGCCCACGAGCGCACGGGGGTCGGTTTCGACCGGCAGACGCAGCAGGGCACGGTCATCTCACTGGAACGTGTCGACTGCAAATCCGTGAACGCCGCCCAGGTGCCACCGACGGGCGACACGTCCACCCCCGAGGGGCGCGAGGCACAGGCCGCGCAGACGGGGGAGTGCAAGAAGGCCACCGTCGAGGTCGGCACCGGCTCGGACAAGGGCCGGACCTTCGTGGAGGTCGTCCAGCCGGGTGCGCCACGGCAGCTGGAGAAGGGCCAGGAGGTGGTGGTGGCCTACGCGCCGGACGCCCCGCGCGACCTCCAGTACTCGGTCATCGACGTGAACCGAAAGTTCCCGTTGGCAGTGCTGGCCGGCATCTTCGCCGTCGCGGTCGTGATCGTAGGGCGGATGCGCGGGCTGTTCGCACTGATCGCGCTGGTCATCAGCTTCGGCGTGCTGACCCTCTTCATCCTCCCGGCCATCCTGCAGGGCTCGAATCCACTGCTCGTCGCCGTCATCGGCGCGAGCGCCATCATGCTGATCTCCCTGTACCTGTGCCACGGTCTGACGGCCCGGACCTCGGTCGCCGCCCTCGGCACGCTCATCTCGCTGCTGCTGATCGGGCTGCTGGGCTCGCTGTTCATCGACTGGGCGTCCCTCAGCGGCAACACCGACGACAACACCGGCCTGATCCACGGGCTCTATCCGGACATCGACATGAGCGGTTTGCTGCTCGCCAGTGTGATCATCGGATCCCTGGGTGTACTCGACGACGTGACGGTCACCCAGACCTCGGCGGTCTGGGAACTCCACCAGGCCGACCCGTCGATGGGCCCGCGCGGCCTGTACCGGGCGGCGATCCGGATCGGCCGCGACCACATCGCGTCGGTGGTCAACACGCTCGTACTGGCCTACGCGGGTGCCGCGCTGCCGCTGCTCCTGCTGTTCTCGATCGCGAACAGCAGCATGGGGTCCGTGGCCAACAGCGAGCTGGTCGCGGTGGAGATCGTACGGACTCTCGTGGGCTCGATCGGGCTCGTGGCCTCGGTCCCGGTGACCACGGCGCTGGCCGCACTGGTCGTTTCGGCCGACCGGCCGGGATCCCCGGTCGCCTCGCCGGCCTCGGGGCCGGTCCGCGGCGGCCGGGGCCGGCGGCGCAAGCGCTGA
- a CDS encoding SsgA family sporulation/cell division regulator, with amino-acid sequence MRESVQAEVMMSFLVSEELSFRIPVELRYDARDPYAVRLTFHLPGDAPVTWAFGRELLLDGINKPCGDGDVHIAPTDPEELSDVHIRLQVGADRALFRASAAPLVAFLDRTDRIVPLGQERNLGDFEENLDEALGKILAESKQNEQNAG; translated from the coding sequence ATGCGCGAGTCGGTACAGGCAGAGGTCATGATGAGCTTCCTCGTTTCCGAGGAGCTCTCGTTCCGGATTCCGGTGGAACTCCGGTACGACGCTCGTGACCCCTACGCAGTCCGCCTGACCTTCCACCTTCCCGGAGACGCGCCCGTGACCTGGGCGTTCGGCCGGGAGCTTCTCCTCGACGGCATCAACAAGCCGTGCGGTGACGGCGATGTGCACATCGCCCCCACCGATCCAGAGGAACTGTCCGATGTCCACATCAGGCTCCAGGTCGGTGCCGACCGAGCCCTGTTCCGCGCCAGCGCGGCACCGCTCGTCGCGTTCCTCGACCGGACCGACCGGATCGTTCCGCTCGGTCAGGAGCGGAACCTGGGTGATTTCGAGGAGAACCTTGACGAGGCGCTCGGCAAGATCCTCGCGGAGTCCAAGCAGAACGAACAGAACGCGGGCTGA